One Corallococcus silvisoli DNA window includes the following coding sequences:
- the odhB gene encoding 2-oxoglutarate dehydrogenase complex dihydrolipoyllysine-residue succinyltransferase has translation MAVELKVPPLGESITEAVVGKWNKKQGDTVAADEPLVVLETDKVTIDVPAPAAGSVASIAFKEGDKVRVGDVLGTIEAGAGAAASPAAAAATPAPAQAAAPVSSAPAATDARITPTAKKMAEENRVDVGQLKGSGTGGRIVKEDVLGQMNRPATPAAPSAPPAPAAPSGPRPNAAREERVRMTPLRKRVAERLLQAQSNAALLTTFNEVDMGEVMALRKKYNDKFQAKHGVKLGFMSFFIRASVEALKAFPQINAEIDGEDVIFKHYYDIGVAVSGSRGLVVPVVRDADKLSLAELEKTVGDYGGRARNDKLTLAELQGGTFTITNGGIFGSMLSTPILNPPQTGILGMHNIVERPVARDGQVVIRPIMFIALTYDHRLVDGREAVQFLVRVKECIEDPERLLLDI, from the coding sequence ATGGCCGTTGAACTGAAAGTCCCGCCGCTCGGCGAATCCATCACCGAAGCCGTCGTCGGCAAGTGGAACAAGAAGCAGGGTGACACGGTCGCCGCGGACGAGCCGCTCGTCGTGCTGGAGACCGACAAGGTCACCATCGACGTGCCGGCTCCCGCCGCAGGCAGCGTCGCGTCCATTGCCTTCAAGGAGGGCGACAAGGTCCGCGTGGGCGACGTCTTGGGCACCATCGAGGCCGGGGCCGGCGCCGCTGCCTCCCCGGCGGCGGCCGCCGCCACGCCCGCGCCCGCCCAGGCCGCGGCCCCGGTGTCGTCCGCTCCGGCCGCCACCGACGCGCGCATCACCCCCACCGCCAAGAAGATGGCGGAGGAGAACCGGGTGGACGTGGGCCAGCTGAAGGGCTCCGGCACCGGTGGCCGCATCGTGAAGGAGGACGTGCTGGGTCAGATGAACCGCCCGGCCACGCCCGCCGCTCCGTCCGCGCCTCCCGCCCCGGCCGCGCCGTCCGGCCCGCGCCCCAACGCCGCGCGCGAGGAGCGCGTGCGCATGACGCCGCTGCGCAAGCGCGTCGCCGAGCGCCTCCTCCAGGCGCAGTCCAACGCCGCCCTGCTCACCACCTTCAACGAGGTGGACATGGGCGAGGTGATGGCGCTGCGCAAGAAGTACAACGACAAGTTCCAGGCGAAGCACGGCGTGAAGCTCGGGTTCATGAGCTTCTTCATCCGCGCGTCGGTGGAGGCCCTCAAGGCGTTCCCGCAGATCAACGCGGAGATCGACGGCGAGGACGTCATCTTCAAGCACTACTACGACATCGGCGTGGCCGTGAGCGGCAGCCGCGGCCTCGTGGTGCCGGTGGTGCGCGACGCGGACAAGCTGTCGCTCGCGGAGCTGGAGAAGACGGTCGGTGACTACGGCGGCCGCGCCCGCAACGACAAGCTCACCCTGGCGGAGCTGCAGGGCGGCACCTTCACCATCACCAACGGCGGCATCTTCGGCTCCATGCTGTCCACGCCCATCCTGAACCCGCCGCAGACGGGCATCCTGGGCATGCACAACATCGTGGAGCGCCCCGTGGCCCGCGACGGCCAGGTGGTCATCCGGCCCATCATGTTCATCGCCCTCACCTACGACCACCGCCTGGTGGACGGCCGCGAGGCGGTGCAGTTCCTCGTGCGCGTGAAGGAGTGCATCGAGGACCCCGAGCGTCTGCTTCTCGACATTTGA
- a CDS encoding S9 family peptidase: MRQVLTAALLLVSAPVLAQERKPSAMAPSQKQPDTFLRQYAETRRFMSGRPVGLRITPDEQSVLFLRTSPTSNVQMLYAFDVASGQARELLTPEALLKGNEETLSSEEKARRERMRVSARGFTSYNLSEDGTRLLVPLSGRLYVVDRATGKSTEVKTGPGVIDPRLSPDGKQVAYVREHDVYRVDLAANQEKRVTQGGTAQKTHGLAEFVAQEEMSRFSGYWWSPDAKSIAYTESDTGDVEKLTIVDVMHPEKGGEIFPYPRPGKPNAKVRLGITPVTGGKTVWAQWDARKYPYLATVKWDKGGPLTALVQNRLQTEEQLLAVDPATGKTRVLLTEKDAAWVELNQDFPLWLEDGSGFLWYTERNGGPEVELRKANGELERSVVKPDAGFRNLARFVQADQTLFFTGDPNPTESHMWRVRAGGAPEKVATGSGPGLETGLVSKHGGLVVLNTQGPKSMPRTVVLKGDGTKLGELPEVAQEPPFTPNFEVRQVGAKKFWTSLVKPRDFKPGTKLPVIVEVYAGPTTTVVHQSMAAHLLSQWMADHGFLVVKVDGRGTPLRTADWNRVVKHDFATITLDDQIEAVQALAKEVPELDLQRVGITGWSFGGYMAALAALKRPDFFKAAVSGAPVVDWRDYDTHYTERYLGLPEETPQAYEVSSLLTYAKKDSPIGALLLMHGTADDNVYFFHTLKLSDALFRAGKPHQLLPLSGLTHMVPDPLVTERQYERVIAHFEQNLK, translated from the coding sequence ATGCGTCAGGTCCTTACCGCCGCGCTCCTCCTAGTGAGCGCACCCGTCCTTGCCCAGGAGCGCAAACCCTCCGCCATGGCCCCTTCGCAAAAGCAGCCGGACACCTTCCTGCGTCAGTACGCCGAGACGCGCCGCTTCATGAGCGGCCGCCCCGTCGGGCTGCGCATCACCCCGGATGAGCAGTCCGTCCTCTTCCTGCGCACGTCCCCCACGTCCAACGTGCAGATGCTCTACGCGTTCGACGTGGCCAGCGGACAGGCGCGGGAGCTGCTCACCCCGGAGGCCCTGCTCAAGGGCAACGAAGAGACGCTCTCCTCCGAGGAGAAGGCCCGCCGCGAGCGCATGCGCGTGAGCGCTCGGGGCTTCACGTCCTACAACCTGTCCGAGGATGGCACCCGCCTGCTGGTGCCGCTGTCGGGCCGGCTCTACGTGGTGGACCGAGCCACGGGGAAGTCCACGGAGGTGAAGACGGGCCCTGGCGTCATCGACCCCCGGCTGTCACCGGACGGCAAGCAGGTGGCGTACGTGCGCGAGCACGACGTGTACCGGGTGGACCTGGCCGCCAACCAGGAGAAGCGCGTCACGCAGGGCGGCACGGCGCAGAAGACGCACGGGCTGGCGGAGTTCGTCGCGCAGGAGGAGATGAGCCGCTTCTCCGGCTACTGGTGGAGCCCGGACGCGAAGTCCATCGCCTACACGGAGTCCGACACGGGCGACGTGGAGAAGCTCACCATCGTGGACGTGATGCACCCGGAGAAGGGCGGCGAGATCTTCCCGTACCCGCGCCCCGGCAAGCCGAACGCGAAGGTGCGGCTGGGCATCACGCCCGTCACGGGTGGCAAGACGGTGTGGGCGCAGTGGGACGCGCGGAAGTACCCGTACCTGGCCACGGTGAAGTGGGACAAGGGCGGGCCACTGACGGCGCTGGTGCAGAACCGCCTCCAGACGGAGGAGCAGCTGCTCGCGGTGGATCCGGCCACGGGCAAGACGCGCGTGCTCCTCACGGAGAAGGACGCGGCCTGGGTGGAGCTGAACCAGGACTTCCCCCTCTGGCTGGAGGATGGCTCTGGCTTCCTCTGGTACACCGAGCGCAACGGGGGGCCGGAGGTGGAGCTGCGCAAGGCCAACGGAGAGCTGGAGCGCTCCGTGGTGAAGCCGGACGCGGGCTTCCGCAACCTCGCGCGCTTCGTGCAGGCGGACCAGACGCTGTTCTTCACCGGCGACCCGAACCCCACGGAGAGCCACATGTGGCGCGTGAGGGCCGGCGGCGCTCCGGAGAAGGTGGCCACGGGGAGCGGTCCGGGCCTGGAGACGGGGCTCGTCTCCAAGCACGGCGGGCTCGTTGTGTTGAACACGCAGGGCCCCAAGAGCATGCCGCGCACGGTGGTGCTGAAGGGTGACGGCACGAAGCTGGGCGAGCTCCCGGAGGTGGCGCAGGAGCCGCCCTTCACGCCGAACTTCGAGGTGCGTCAGGTGGGCGCGAAGAAGTTCTGGACGTCGCTGGTGAAGCCGCGCGACTTCAAGCCCGGCACGAAGCTGCCGGTCATCGTGGAGGTCTACGCGGGCCCCACCACCACGGTGGTGCACCAGTCCATGGCGGCGCACCTGCTCAGCCAGTGGATGGCGGACCACGGCTTCCTGGTGGTCAAGGTGGACGGGCGCGGCACGCCGCTGCGCACCGCGGACTGGAACCGCGTGGTGAAGCACGACTTCGCCACCATCACCCTGGATGATCAGATTGAAGCGGTGCAGGCGCTGGCGAAGGAGGTGCCGGAGCTGGACCTGCAGCGCGTGGGCATCACCGGCTGGAGCTTCGGCGGTTACATGGCCGCGCTGGCCGCGCTGAAGCGCCCGGACTTCTTCAAGGCCGCGGTGTCGGGCGCCCCGGTGGTGGACTGGCGCGACTACGACACGCACTACACCGAGCGCTACCTGGGCCTGCCGGAAGAGACCCCCCAGGCCTACGAGGTCAGCAGCCTGCTGACGTACGCGAAGAAGGACAGCCCCATTGGCGCGCTGCTGCTGATGCACGGCACCGCGGATGACAACGTTTACTTCTTCCACACGCTGAAGCTGTCGGACGCGCTCTTCCGCGCCGGGAAGCCGCACCAGCTGCTGCCCTTGTCGGGCCTCACGCACATGGTCCCGGATCCGCTCGTCACGGAGCGCCAGTACGAGCGGGTCATCGCCCACTTCGAGCAGAACCTGAAGTAG
- a CDS encoding S9 family peptidase, protein MRFILTAAFFLLGVPALAQEGTSQALAQTGNTFLRQYAETGRFMNGRPVGARVTPDEQSVLFLRTSPTSNVRMLYAFDVASGQTRELLTPEALLKGGEEKLSPEELAHRERMRVSARGFTSYSLSEDGTRLLVPLSGRLYVVDRATGKSKEVKTGPGVIDPRLSPDGKQVAYVREHDVYRVDLAANQEKRVTQGGTARKTHGLAEFVAQEEMGRFSGYWWSPDAKSIAYAESDTGDVEKLTIVDVMHPEKGAESFPYPRAGHANAKVRLGITPVTGGKTVWAQWDARKYPYLATVKWDKGGPLTALVQNRLQTEEQLLAVDPATGKTRVLLTETDAAWINLHQAFPLWLEDGSGFLWYTERNGASEVELRKANGALERSVVKPGAGFRNPVGFVQADQTLFFAGDPNPTESHLWRVKAGGAPERVATGASGPVLESGVVSKTGGLIVLNTQGPKSMPRTVVLKGDGTKLGELPEVAQEPPFTPNLEVRQVGARRFWTSLVKPRDFKPGTKLPVIVSIYGGPIITMVHQSMATTLLDQWMADQGFLVVRVDGRGTPLRTSEWNRAVKHDFATVTLDDQIEAVQALAKEVPELDLQRVGITGWSFGGYMSALAVMKRPDFFKAAVAGALVVDWRDYDTHATERYLGLPEESPQAYVVSDLLTYAKKEGPIGALLLMHGTADDNVYFFHALKLSDALFRAGKPHQLLPLAGLTHMVADPLVTERQYARVIEHFQQNLK, encoded by the coding sequence ATGCGCTTCATTCTCACCGCCGCGTTCTTCCTCCTGGGGGTCCCCGCGCTTGCCCAGGAGGGTACATCCCAGGCCCTGGCTCAGACCGGGAACACCTTCCTGCGCCAATACGCCGAAACCGGGCGCTTCATGAACGGCCGCCCGGTGGGCGCGCGCGTCACCCCGGACGAGCAGTCCGTCCTCTTCCTGCGCACCTCCCCCACGTCCAACGTGCGAATGCTCTACGCGTTCGACGTGGCCAGCGGACAGACGCGGGAGCTGCTCACGCCGGAGGCCCTGCTCAAGGGCGGTGAGGAGAAGCTCTCCCCCGAGGAGCTGGCCCATCGCGAGCGCATGCGCGTGAGCGCTCGGGGCTTCACGTCCTACAGCCTGTCCGAGGATGGCACCCGCCTGCTGGTGCCGCTGTCAGGCCGGCTCTACGTGGTGGACCGAGCCACGGGGAAGTCGAAGGAGGTGAAGACGGGGCCGGGAGTCATCGACCCTCGGCTGTCACCGGACGGCAAGCAGGTGGCGTACGTGCGCGAGCACGACGTGTACCGGGTGGACCTGGCCGCCAACCAGGAGAAGCGCGTCACGCAGGGCGGCACTGCGCGGAAGACGCACGGCCTGGCGGAGTTCGTCGCGCAGGAGGAGATGGGCCGCTTCTCCGGCTACTGGTGGAGCCCGGACGCGAAGTCCATCGCCTATGCGGAGTCGGACACGGGTGACGTGGAGAAGCTCACCATCGTGGACGTGATGCACCCGGAGAAGGGCGCGGAGTCCTTCCCCTATCCTCGCGCGGGTCATGCCAACGCGAAGGTGCGGCTGGGCATCACGCCCGTCACGGGCGGCAAGACGGTGTGGGCGCAGTGGGACGCGCGGAAGTATCCGTATCTGGCCACGGTGAAGTGGGACAAGGGCGGGCCGCTGACGGCGCTGGTGCAGAACCGCCTCCAGACGGAGGAGCAGCTGCTCGCGGTGGATCCGGCCACGGGCAAGACGCGCGTGCTCCTCACGGAGACGGACGCGGCGTGGATCAACCTGCATCAGGCCTTCCCGCTGTGGCTGGAGGATGGCTCCGGCTTCCTCTGGTACACCGAGCGCAACGGGGCCTCGGAGGTGGAGCTGCGCAAGGCCAACGGAGCGCTGGAGCGCTCCGTGGTGAAGCCGGGCGCGGGCTTCCGCAACCCCGTGGGCTTCGTGCAGGCGGACCAGACGCTGTTCTTCGCCGGCGACCCGAACCCCACGGAGAGCCACCTGTGGCGCGTGAAGGCGGGAGGCGCGCCGGAGCGGGTCGCCACGGGGGCCTCCGGTCCGGTCCTGGAGAGTGGCGTCGTCTCCAAGACCGGCGGCCTCATCGTGTTGAACACGCAGGGCCCCAAGAGCATGCCGCGCACGGTGGTGCTGAAGGGTGACGGCACGAAGCTGGGCGAGCTCCCGGAGGTGGCGCAGGAGCCGCCCTTCACGCCGAACCTCGAGGTGCGTCAGGTGGGCGCGAGGAGGTTCTGGACGTCGCTGGTGAAGCCGCGCGACTTCAAGCCCGGCACGAAGCTGCCCGTCATCGTGAGCATCTACGGAGGTCCCATCATCACGATGGTGCATCAGTCCATGGCCACGACCCTGCTGGACCAGTGGATGGCGGATCAGGGCTTTCTCGTGGTCAGGGTGGACGGGCGCGGGACGCCGCTGCGCACCTCCGAATGGAACCGCGCGGTGAAGCACGACTTCGCCACCGTCACGTTGGATGATCAGATTGAAGCGGTGCAGGCGCTGGCGAAGGAGGTGCCGGAGCTGGACCTGCAGCGCGTGGGCATCACCGGCTGGAGCTTCGGCGGTTACATGTCCGCGCTGGCCGTGATGAAGCGCCCGGACTTCTTCAAGGCCGCGGTCGCTGGGGCGCTGGTGGTGGACTGGCGTGACTACGACACGCACGCCACCGAGCGTTACCTGGGCCTGCCGGAAGAGAGCCCCCAGGCCTACGTGGTCAGCGACCTGCTGACGTACGCGAAGAAGGAAGGCCCCATCGGCGCGCTGCTGCTGATGCACGGCACCGCGGACGACAACGTCTACTTCTTCCACGCCTTGAAGCTGTCGGACGCGCTCTTCCGCGCGGGCAAGCCGCACCAACTGCTGCCCCTGGCGGGCCTCACGCACATGGTGGCGGATCCCCTCGTCACGGAGCGTCAGTACGCGCGCGTGATCGAGCACTTCCAGCAGAACCTGAAGTAG
- a CDS encoding cold-shock protein: MATGTVKWFNDAKGFGFITQDGGGEDVFCHHTAINMDGFRTLAEGQKVEFEVTKGPKGLQAQNVRAA, translated from the coding sequence ATGGCAACTGGTACCGTGAAGTGGTTCAACGACGCGAAGGGCTTCGGCTTCATCACCCAGGACGGCGGCGGCGAGGACGTGTTCTGCCACCACACCGCCATCAACATGGATGGGTTCCGCACGCTGGCCGAAGGCCAGAAGGTGGAGTTCGAAGTCACCAAGGGCCCGAAGGGTCTGCAGGCGCAGAACGTCCGCGCGGCGTGA